One genomic segment of Roseovarius carneus includes these proteins:
- a CDS encoding cupin domain-containing protein — MKTPVMRNPLEITDVVDWGTIPTMIEGTSHVSGRVLHKGPDGQSECGLWICTPGKWDCHVTSDEFCHFLEGRCTYVHMGGDVIEITPDTAAFFPKDWKGVCTVHDTIKKVYMIR; from the coding sequence ATGAAAACTCCCGTTATGAGAAACCCCCTTGAGATCACCGATGTGGTCGATTGGGGCACCATCCCCACGATGATCGAAGGCACCAGCCATGTCTCGGGCCGCGTGCTGCACAAGGGGCCGGATGGGCAATCCGAATGTGGCTTGTGGATCTGCACGCCGGGCAAATGGGACTGCCACGTGACCAGCGACGAGTTTTGCCATTTCTTGGAGGGGCGCTGCACCTATGTGCACATGGGTGGCGATGTGATCGAAATCACCCCCGACACGGCGGCGTTTTTTCCCAAGGATTGGAAGGGCGTCTGCACCGTGCACGACACCATCAAAAAGGTTTACATGATCCGCTGA
- a CDS encoding glycosyltransferase: MTPKTFAFFPEAAFGPALNSVGIAQAITKMGHKAVFLSDPGFVEIYEGYGFEAHPVALSEPMPPEEMAKFWEDFINGHIPNFAKAPIDQIDNYVKECWEAIVDSAKWAQKDLPGVLARIKPDVIAVDNVILFPAIKQFGVPWVRIISCSENEIEDPAIPPHLSGMGEEDRAGHAAFRARFEEVIAPIHADFNSFLAENNEAPYKLGEFFEASPHLNLMLYPEPLTYTREHPLDPARFQYLEGCVRQDEPYEVPIFKANNDGPLLYISFGSLGAGDTDLLKRLITLIGKSRYRALVNVGDYMDAYDDIPDNVVIQSWYPQPSVIPQVDAVIHHGGNNSFTECLYFGKPAIIMPYVWDGHDNAMRVQETGYGFRSDRYEWTPEELIAKIETCLNDDRMQARLDKISLHMQGSNGPAKAARLLAGLVG, translated from the coding sequence CATAAGGCGGTCTTCCTGTCGGACCCCGGCTTCGTCGAGATCTACGAGGGATACGGGTTCGAGGCGCATCCCGTGGCCCTCTCGGAGCCGATGCCGCCCGAGGAGATGGCGAAATTCTGGGAGGATTTCATCAACGGGCATATCCCCAACTTTGCCAAGGCGCCGATTGATCAGATCGACAATTACGTGAAGGAATGTTGGGAGGCGATCGTGGACAGCGCTAAATGGGCGCAAAAGGATTTGCCCGGTGTTCTGGCACGCATCAAGCCCGATGTGATCGCCGTGGACAACGTGATCCTTTTCCCCGCGATCAAGCAATTCGGCGTGCCGTGGGTGCGCATCATCAGTTGCTCGGAGAACGAGATTGAGGACCCCGCGATCCCGCCGCATCTGTCGGGCATGGGCGAGGAGGACCGCGCCGGCCACGCCGCCTTCCGCGCCAGGTTCGAGGAGGTGATTGCGCCCATCCACGCCGATTTCAACAGCTTTCTGGCCGAGAATAACGAGGCGCCCTACAAGCTGGGCGAGTTTTTCGAGGCCTCCCCGCATCTCAACCTGATGCTCTATCCTGAGCCGCTGACCTACACCCGCGAACATCCTCTGGACCCGGCACGGTTCCAATATCTGGAAGGCTGCGTGCGCCAAGATGAGCCTTACGAGGTGCCCATTTTCAAGGCCAATAATGACGGCCCGCTGCTCTACATCTCCTTCGGCAGCCTTGGGGCGGGCGACACCGATCTGCTCAAGCGCCTGATCACGCTGATCGGCAAATCGCGCTACCGCGCGCTGGTCAATGTGGGCGATTATATGGACGCCTATGACGATATTCCTGACAATGTGGTGATCCAAAGCTGGTATCCGCAGCCCTCTGTCATTCCGCAGGTCGATGCGGTGATCCATCACGGTGGCAACAACTCCTTCACCGAATGTCTCTATTTCGGCAAGCCCGCGATCATCATGCCCTATGTCTGGGACGGGCATGACAACGCGATGCGCGTGCAGGAGACGGGCTATGGCTTCCGCTCGGACCGCTATGAATGGACGCCGGAGGAGCTGATTGCCAAGATCGAGACCTGCCTGAATGATGACCGGATGCAGGCGCGCTTGGATAAAATCTCGCTTCATATGCAGGGCAGCAATGGCCCGGCAAAGGCCGCGCGCCTTCTGGCGGGGTTGGTGGGGTGA
- a CDS encoding cupin domain-containing protein, which yields MTDLKSSAPHIHGATTYDDLMDWGVQPDALAGASHSTGRLLHKGPGNIPETGIWDCTPGRWRLSLPRDEFCHFVSGRATYRSDDGEAIEVTPGTCVLFPEGWSGEAEVHETIRNIYMLS from the coding sequence GTGACTGATCTCAAATCCTCTGCGCCGCATATTCACGGGGCCACGACCTATGATGATCTCATGGATTGGGGGGTGCAGCCCGATGCGCTGGCGGGGGCGTCCCATTCCACCGGGCGGCTTTTGCACAAAGGGCCGGGCAATATTCCCGAAACGGGCATCTGGGATTGCACGCCGGGCCGCTGGCGCCTCAGCCTGCCGCGCGATGAGTTTTGTCATTTCGTGAGTGGCCGCGCCACCTATCGTTCGGATGACGGAGAGGCGATCGAAGTCACCCCCGGCACCTGCGTTCTCTTCCCCGAAGGGTGGTCCGGCGAGGCCGAAGTGCACGAGACCATCCGCAACATTTACATGCTGAGCTGA